The following are from one region of the Advenella mimigardefordensis DPN7 genome:
- a CDS encoding Bug family tripartite tricarboxylate transporter substrate binding protein → MQKSKRKTVTGLALAGLTAVSLMFAGTAAQAEEKKWPEHSLTLIVPFGPGSTPDQIARIIARSAEKKLGQAIVIENKAGAGGNIGTNQVAKAKPDGYTFGISITGPLVNNQFIYDKLPYNPEKDLAPLTLAVTQPNVIVVTKQSGIKTLKELIEKIQAEPDKLNFATSGNGTGSHLSIELMLQAVNGQATAVPYPSSPAALNSLIAGDTQFTALAPIAVLPLVKEGRLVALAQTSAQRNSSLPDIPTVSEAGAPGIEGAAWSGFITSSQVPIAIRNTLTDALLTALRDPEVGKQLKAIYMDPIPSTPEAFHDYMNQEKARWQPLIEKLNLKVN, encoded by the coding sequence ATGCAAAAGAGTAAAAGAAAAACAGTGACGGGTCTGGCCCTGGCTGGCCTGACTGCGGTGTCGCTGATGTTTGCCGGCACGGCGGCACAGGCGGAGGAAAAAAAATGGCCCGAACATTCGCTTACCCTGATCGTACCTTTCGGCCCGGGCTCTACACCAGACCAGATTGCACGCATTATTGCCCGCAGTGCCGAGAAAAAGCTGGGCCAGGCGATCGTAATTGAAAATAAAGCGGGTGCCGGCGGCAATATCGGCACCAACCAGGTTGCCAAAGCCAAGCCTGATGGTTATACCTTTGGTATTTCCATTACCGGCCCGCTGGTCAACAACCAGTTTATCTACGATAAATTACCTTACAACCCTGAAAAAGATCTGGCGCCGCTCACCTTGGCGGTTACGCAGCCGAATGTGATTGTTGTGACGAAGCAGTCTGGCATCAAGACGCTCAAGGAATTGATTGAAAAAATTCAGGCTGAACCGGACAAACTGAATTTTGCGACATCGGGCAACGGCACCGGCTCGCATCTGTCCATAGAGCTCATGCTGCAGGCGGTGAATGGTCAGGCAACCGCCGTGCCGTATCCCTCTTCACCCGCAGCGCTCAATTCACTGATTGCCGGCGATACTCAGTTTACCGCCCTGGCGCCCATTGCCGTGCTGCCTCTGGTGAAAGAAGGGCGGCTGGTCGCATTGGCACAGACCAGCGCCCAACGCAACAGTTCACTGCCGGATATTCCAACGGTGTCCGAAGCGGGCGCACCCGGCATCGAAGGCGCTGCCTGGTCCGGTTTTATAACGTCTTCCCAGGTACCCATCGCCATCCGCAATACGCTTACCGATGCCCTGTTGACCGCACTTCGCGATCCCGAAGTAGGCAAACAGCTCAAGGCGATTTATATGGATCCCATCCCCAGCACGCCGGAAGCGTTTCACGATTATATGAATCAGGAAAAAGCGCGCTGGCAGCCACTGATTGAAAAGCTGAACCTGAAAGTCAACTGA
- a CDS encoding SDR family oxidoreductase, whose protein sequence is MQQQSSYTDSFGLQDKVVFISGSTRGLGLEMASAMARSGALVYINGRSAQSVEQACARLQKSGAHVQGLVGDMSVVADIDRCMTDLAEQHGRCDVLVNNMGIRIRQPLAAFDFAQMEQMLQANLLGAMYLSQKAAALMRQQQWGRLITITSVAGEVARPGDGVYPITKQGLTGMMRALAVELATYGITSNAIAPGTFATETNLEMVNAEAGQTLAGRNPTGRWGRPEEIAGLAVFLASDLSGYINGQVIAVDGGLSVLF, encoded by the coding sequence ATGCAACAACAAAGTTCATACACAGACAGCTTCGGGCTGCAAGATAAAGTAGTATTTATTAGCGGTTCGACACGCGGACTCGGCCTGGAAATGGCATCGGCCATGGCCCGTAGCGGCGCGCTGGTGTATATCAATGGCCGCAGCGCTCAGTCTGTTGAACAGGCCTGCGCCAGGCTTCAGAAATCCGGTGCGCACGTGCAGGGCCTGGTCGGCGATATGTCCGTTGTGGCCGACATCGATCGCTGCATGACCGATCTGGCTGAGCAGCATGGTCGCTGCGACGTGCTGGTCAACAATATGGGCATCCGCATTCGCCAGCCACTGGCCGCTTTCGATTTCGCGCAAATGGAACAGATGCTTCAGGCTAATTTGCTGGGCGCCATGTATTTATCACAGAAGGCAGCAGCGCTGATGCGCCAGCAACAATGGGGCAGGCTGATCACCATCACATCCGTAGCAGGGGAGGTGGCCCGCCCGGGCGATGGCGTCTATCCCATCACCAAGCAGGGCCTGACCGGGATGATGCGGGCGCTGGCGGTGGAACTGGCCACATACGGCATCACCAGCAATGCGATAGCCCCTGGTACATTTGCGACCGAGACCAATCTGGAGATGGTGAATGCTGAAGCAGGACAAACGCTGGCGGGCCGCAATCCTACCGGGCGCTGGGGCCGGCCCGAAGAAATTGCCGGGCTGGCGGTGTTTCTTGCTTCCGATCTGTCCGGCTATATTAACGGGCAGGTCATCGCCGTGGACGGTGGCCTGTCCGTTTTATTCTGA
- a CDS encoding anti-sigma factor domain-containing protein, whose product MQTLFKHEAPLMVALSLRVLGNYNLAEQAVVSAFVLIWNNAEAYDEEMGPARGWIFSILRYRISQIFKEHYDAIQAASKTQDESVLNEVSSNLHADVRGDLPVTPAFYLHLEELPEEPQKALINMYFSGMSQAQTATKVGMPLGRFKENLFLGLQHLAKHLPEFSPPHQATEKMGEYVLGGLSENEEKLVYKLMNDDAGVSRIALLWEAQFTHLLSQLPAQVASSRVWEKIKTAAFAKAPVAVAPIADAGDEDSTEQPYVSGVKSTLRRFWYMLPLWRALALILAVAAFTFWYTGTPPADQPRKVAVLDSSMSNAQTGWVVRFNAAGDAQFSPVVRQTVSDGLVLQAWKRSNGTDTALGLIRDSKAFVLNAERVGQIAAGDQLLISLEPEGGSRSDRPSGSILYKGTVADL is encoded by the coding sequence TTGCAGACTCTGTTCAAGCATGAAGCCCCCCTTATGGTGGCCCTCTCACTGCGCGTTTTGGGTAATTACAATCTGGCCGAGCAGGCGGTGGTGTCTGCCTTTGTGCTTATCTGGAATAACGCCGAAGCCTATGACGAAGAGATGGGACCGGCACGCGGCTGGATATTCTCTATCCTGCGCTATCGCATCAGCCAGATTTTCAAGGAACATTATGATGCCATTCAGGCGGCCAGCAAGACTCAGGATGAATCGGTACTCAATGAAGTCTCCAGTAATCTGCATGCCGACGTGCGTGGGGATCTGCCGGTAACGCCGGCATTTTACCTGCATCTGGAAGAGTTGCCCGAAGAGCCGCAAAAAGCGTTGATCAATATGTATTTCAGCGGCATGTCACAGGCACAGACGGCCACCAAAGTCGGTATGCCGCTGGGACGCTTCAAGGAAAACCTGTTTCTTGGACTGCAACACCTGGCCAAGCATCTGCCCGAATTTTCTCCACCTCACCAAGCCACTGAAAAAATGGGTGAATATGTATTGGGCGGGTTGTCTGAAAATGAAGAAAAGCTGGTCTACAAATTAATGAATGATGATGCCGGCGTTTCTCGTATTGCCTTGCTCTGGGAAGCCCAGTTTACACATCTGCTGAGTCAGCTGCCAGCACAGGTGGCCAGTAGCCGGGTTTGGGAAAAAATAAAGACCGCAGCCTTTGCCAAGGCGCCAGTTGCTGTTGCGCCCATTGCCGATGCCGGCGATGAAGACAGTACCGAGCAGCCTTATGTATCGGGAGTGAAAAGTACCCTGCGCAGGTTCTGGTACATGCTGCCCTTGTGGCGTGCACTGGCACTCATACTGGCCGTTGCCGCATTCACGTTCTGGTACACGGGTACCCCGCCAGCTGATCAGCCCAGAAAAGTGGCTGTGCTCGATTCATCCATGAGCAATGCGCAAACTGGCTGGGTGGTGCGCTTCAATGCAGCCGGTGATGCTCAGTTTTCTCCCGTGGTCCGTCAGACCGTCTCGGACGGCCTGGTCCTTCAGGCATGGAAGCGATCCAATGGTACCGACACCGCACTGGGGCTGATTCGTGACAGTAAAGCATTCGTACTGAACGCAGAACGCGTAGGGCAAATCGCCGCAGGCGACCAACTGCTGATCAGCCTGGAACCCGAAGGCGGATCGCGCAGCGACAGACCTTCTGGCTCCATTCTTTACAAAGGCACCGTCGCGGATCTGTAA